In Streptomyces sp. ML-6, the genomic stretch CCTGCTGGTCGAGGCCGAGGCCACCCACATCCCCGAGTCCGTCACGGTCTCCGTCGCGGGCCTGGACGCCGGTGCGTCGGTGCACGCCAAGGACATCACGCTGCCGAAGGGCGTCTCGCTCGCCGGTGACGAGGACGCCGTCGTCCTCCAGGTCCTCGCCGCGCAGGCCGAGGAGCCGGCCGCCGAGGGCGCCGAAGAGGGCGCCGAGGCCTGAGCCTCGCCCCTGTTGCTTCACTGACGGGGCGGCGGTCACCCTTCCGGGGTCCGCCGTCCCGTTTCCCTGTACTCAGCCGTCGCACACGAGGAGACCGAGCAGAGATGTCCGATGCCACCGCACCCTGGCTCGTCGTGGGCCTCGGCAACCCCGGCCCCGAGTACGCGGCGAACCGGCACAACGTCGGGTTCATGGTCGCCGACCTGCTGGCCGAGCGGATCGGCGGGAAGTTCAAGCGGGCCCAGAAGGCCCAGGCGCAGGTCGTCGAGGGCCGCATCGGCCCGCCCGGGCCGGCGAACCGCCGGGTGATCCTGGCCAAGCCGATGTCGTACATGAACCTTTCCGGCGGCCCGGTCACCGCGCTGCGCGACTTCTACAAGGTGCCGGTCGACCACATCGTGGCGGTCCACGACGAGCTGGACATCGACTACGGGACGCTGCGGCTGAAGCTGGGCGGCGGGGACAACGGGCACAACGGGCTGAAGTCGATGACGAAGGCGATGGGTCCGGACTACCACCGGGTGCGGTTCGGGATCGGCCGGCCGCCGGGGCGGATGCAGGTCGCGGACTTCGTGCTGAAGGACTTCTCGTCCACGGAGCGCAAGGAGCTCTCCTACTTCGTGGACCGGGCGGCCGACTCGGTGGAGTGTCTGCTCGCGGAGGGGCTGGAGCGGGCGCAGAGCGCGTACAACTCCTGAGGCCGGCCGGAGGGGCTCCCGGGTGTTCCCGGGGCCTGTCCGTGGAGCCTGTTCGTAGGGCCTGTTCGTGGGGGCAACTCTGACATTCCCACCGACAAGCCGATGATTTCCGGCCATGAGTTGACCGCGGCGGCGCTCTGCCGAAGGATCGCTCCCCATGAAGCGGAGCTCCTCCCCCCGCGTCCTGGTCCACGCCCGCAATGCCGCCATGGGCTGCGTCGCCCTGTTGCTGCTCGTGGCGGGTGTGTGGACCTCCTGGGACAAAGCGCACCACATCATCCTGTCCAAGGGCCGTGAGCACGGCACGATGACGGTGACGGGGTGCG encodes the following:
- the pth gene encoding aminoacyl-tRNA hydrolase, which codes for MSDATAPWLVVGLGNPGPEYAANRHNVGFMVADLLAERIGGKFKRAQKAQAQVVEGRIGPPGPANRRVILAKPMSYMNLSGGPVTALRDFYKVPVDHIVAVHDELDIDYGTLRLKLGGGDNGHNGLKSMTKAMGPDYHRVRFGIGRPPGRMQVADFVLKDFSSTERKELSYFVDRAADSVECLLAEGLERAQSAYNS